In a genomic window of Curtobacterium sp. MCBD17_035:
- a CDS encoding nucleotidyltransferase family protein produces MTAAARLDARATVELAHAVVADAAAVAGVPFLVLKGLGAQHHGLQDRHRVPADVDVLVPPRGVPVMTAELERRGWRRRPADADDVTFSRHSVTLFRSGWSCDLDVHDRFPGFGTDTDAVFARLWRTRCTLVVAGASVPVPDLPEAVLVQALHCLRSITVPRHAEEYAHLVERTAGDGNPALLAPTVLDAARALGAVPAARPFLTDAFGIELDDWGVPDLRWRLLTAASSPHARRLLAVVEAPWRERLRVVRVALLPPRETLEKRGLGGLDRFGLLAAYARRLWRGVRFLPSAAREARRARDRG; encoded by the coding sequence GTGACGGCCGCAGCACGGCTGGACGCGCGTGCCACCGTCGAGCTGGCGCACGCCGTCGTGGCGGACGCCGCGGCCGTCGCCGGTGTCCCGTTCCTGGTCCTCAAGGGTCTCGGCGCTCAGCACCACGGCCTCCAGGACCGACACCGGGTCCCGGCGGACGTCGACGTCCTCGTGCCACCGCGCGGCGTTCCGGTGATGACCGCCGAGCTCGAGCGCCGTGGGTGGCGCCGACGGCCCGCGGACGCCGACGACGTGACGTTCAGCCGCCACTCCGTCACCCTGTTCCGCAGCGGGTGGAGCTGCGACCTGGACGTGCACGACCGGTTCCCGGGCTTCGGGACGGACACCGACGCGGTGTTCGCCCGGCTCTGGAGGACCCGGTGCACGCTCGTCGTCGCCGGGGCGTCCGTCCCGGTCCCGGACCTGCCCGAGGCGGTCCTCGTGCAGGCGCTGCACTGCCTCCGGAGCATCACCGTCCCCCGTCACGCGGAGGAGTACGCGCACCTCGTCGAGCGGACGGCCGGCGACGGGAACCCGGCCCTGCTCGCGCCGACCGTCCTCGACGCGGCCCGCGCGCTCGGCGCGGTGCCCGCGGCGCGGCCGTTCCTCACCGACGCGTTCGGCATCGAGCTCGACGACTGGGGTGTGCCCGACCTGCGGTGGCGCCTGCTGACGGCCGCGTCGTCACCCCACGCGCGGCGGCTGCTCGCGGTCGTCGAGGCGCCGTGGCGCGAGCGACTCCGCGTGGTCCGGGTCGCCCTGCTCCCACCACGGGAGACGCTGGAGAAACGGGGACTCGGAGGGCTCGACCGCTTCGGCCTGCTCGCGGCCTACGCCCGCCGACTGTGGCGTGGCGTGCGGTTCCTGCCGTCCGCGGCCCGGGAGGCCCGACGCGCGCGGGACCGCGGCTGA
- a CDS encoding polysaccharide biosynthesis tyrosine autokinase, with translation MAPDARPDARPDERTSRTLADYVRMFRTYWFGAVLIVLACVAAAGAWTLTQPRVYTSEASGFVRVAGNGDANLDYAADQLSKSQAETYVELGGSLAVAKRVVRATGTSASPQELLGRVQTRLPEGTAIIDVTASGATPRESADLADAWIAGMGRQIAAIQSSGEALASATTKLVPLASATVPTSPTSPDVRAAVTLGVLVGLLLASVYVLVRQALDRRIRSAAAIEAAFGVPVLGTIPLNPALTDHRQLVDALPNRTPEERRVNFATSEALRELRTNLSYVHVDERPKVLVVTSPLPGDGKSTIAANLARSLAVTSTGRVVLIDCDLRRPVLSAVFGVARGAGLTDVLSGRADLADVMQQTDDVGNLWIVGSGRVPPNPSELLGSRMFRDILASLGEHATVVLDAPPILAVTDAVVLAAGADGLVVTVSAQGTTIDQLGRALQLVARGGGTVLGAVLNRVPTRGQDARDYGYYGGAYYAGDDDGSEPAPGTDGGAEHGTDGDAEARAARGARASGGSRLTPSLPDRDVSVPRSPVVSPYDPSLELPSRRSRRRAAAVGGTDDTRP, from the coding sequence ATGGCTCCCGACGCACGTCCCGACGCACGTCCCGACGAGCGGACCTCCCGGACCCTGGCCGACTACGTGCGCATGTTCCGGACGTACTGGTTCGGTGCGGTGCTCATCGTCCTGGCCTGCGTCGCCGCGGCCGGTGCGTGGACGCTCACGCAACCGCGGGTGTACACGTCCGAGGCCTCCGGTTTCGTGCGGGTCGCGGGCAACGGCGACGCCAACCTCGACTACGCCGCCGACCAGTTGTCGAAGTCCCAGGCCGAGACGTACGTCGAGCTCGGTGGTTCGCTGGCGGTCGCGAAACGGGTGGTCCGGGCGACCGGCACCAGTGCATCTCCGCAGGAGCTGCTCGGCCGCGTGCAGACCCGCCTGCCGGAGGGCACGGCGATCATCGACGTCACCGCGAGCGGCGCGACCCCGCGCGAGTCCGCCGACCTCGCCGACGCGTGGATCGCGGGCATGGGGCGGCAGATCGCCGCGATCCAGTCGTCGGGGGAGGCACTCGCCTCGGCGACGACGAAGCTCGTCCCGTTGGCCTCCGCCACCGTCCCGACGTCGCCGACGTCGCCGGACGTGCGCGCGGCGGTGACGCTCGGGGTGCTCGTCGGCCTGCTCCTGGCGTCGGTGTACGTCCTCGTGCGGCAGGCCCTCGACCGGCGCATCCGCTCGGCCGCCGCGATCGAGGCCGCGTTCGGTGTCCCCGTGCTCGGGACCATCCCGCTCAATCCAGCCCTGACCGACCACCGGCAACTCGTCGACGCCCTGCCGAACCGCACGCCCGAGGAGCGACGGGTCAACTTCGCGACGTCCGAGGCCCTCCGCGAGCTGCGCACGAACCTGTCCTACGTCCACGTCGACGAGCGCCCGAAGGTCCTCGTCGTCACGAGTCCGCTCCCGGGCGACGGCAAGTCGACGATCGCGGCGAACCTCGCCCGGTCCCTCGCCGTGACGTCCACCGGGCGGGTCGTGCTCATCGACTGCGATCTCCGGCGACCCGTGCTGTCGGCGGTCTTCGGCGTGGCCCGGGGCGCGGGCCTCACCGACGTGCTGTCCGGACGCGCGGACCTCGCCGACGTCATGCAACAGACCGACGACGTCGGCAACCTGTGGATCGTCGGGTCCGGCCGCGTTCCACCGAACCCGAGCGAGCTGCTCGGGTCGCGGATGTTCCGGGACATCCTCGCCTCGCTCGGGGAACACGCGACGGTGGTCCTCGACGCGCCGCCGATCCTCGCCGTCACCGACGCCGTCGTGCTCGCGGCCGGTGCGGACGGCCTCGTGGTGACGGTCTCGGCGCAGGGCACCACGATCGACCAGCTCGGACGGGCGCTGCAGCTCGTGGCCCGGGGTGGGGGGACCGTGCTGGGTGCGGTGCTCAACCGGGTCCCGACGCGCGGGCAGGACGCGCGCGACTACGGCTACTACGGCGGCGCGTACTACGCGGGGGACGACGACGGGTCGGAGCCCGCTCCCGGCACGGACGGCGGCGCGGAACACGGCACGGACGGCGACGCGGAAGCGCGCGCAGCCCGCGGGGCCCGCGCCTCCGGCGGGTCCCGGCTCACGCCCTCCCTGCCCGACCGGGACGTCTCGGTCCCACGCTCGCCCGTGGTGTCCCCGTACGATCCGTCCCTCGAGCTCCCCTCGCGGCGGAGCCGGCGGCGGGCGGCCGCGGTCGGCGGGACCGACGACACCCGGCCGTGA
- a CDS encoding glycosyltransferase, which yields MSARPTDAVPDVTVVAALFRPGRLLDGFLGRAAALLTAGVELVLVDDGSGDGTAERLRRWAVDRPDVQVLENATNSGVAASRNRAVRLARGTWVWFVDHDDRWEPGAATRLLDAATDDVDVVVCRADFRTDPLRPGRIVDGVPVPRVATGPEALVMLLEGTIDGFLWSKLVRRSVLGDAPFPHLPSQSDVAGLAPVLAAARRVRFVPDVLYHWVHRPGSVSRSRTPALDALEAAHAAVVAAADSVAPVDAPALADPARREELLTWFTCWFRCRALVVTPGRQHAPWSVRRAGVRRARRALHGRRLGGVRLRSTSVWLLMWAVRVAPLLVVGVLPLLFAVHDARVAGRSGG from the coding sequence ATGAGCGCTCGGCCCACGGATGCCGTGCCCGACGTGACCGTCGTCGCCGCGCTGTTCCGGCCCGGTCGGTTGCTCGACGGGTTCCTGGGCCGGGCCGCGGCCCTCCTCACCGCGGGCGTCGAGCTCGTCCTGGTCGACGACGGGTCCGGTGACGGCACCGCCGAGCGCCTCCGTCGGTGGGCGGTCGACCGCCCCGACGTGCAGGTGCTCGAGAACGCGACGAACTCCGGGGTGGCCGCGAGCCGCAACCGCGCGGTCCGGCTCGCCCGCGGTACGTGGGTGTGGTTCGTCGACCACGACGACCGGTGGGAGCCCGGAGCAGCGACGCGGCTCCTCGACGCGGCGACCGACGACGTCGACGTCGTCGTGTGTCGGGCCGACTTCCGCACCGACCCGCTCCGCCCCGGCCGGATCGTCGACGGTGTCCCCGTGCCGCGCGTCGCGACCGGTCCCGAGGCGCTCGTCATGCTGCTCGAGGGCACCATCGACGGCTTCCTGTGGTCGAAGCTCGTCCGCCGCTCGGTCCTCGGGGACGCCCCCTTCCCGCACCTGCCGTCGCAGAGCGACGTCGCGGGTCTCGCCCCGGTGCTCGCCGCCGCGCGACGGGTCCGGTTCGTCCCGGACGTGCTCTACCACTGGGTCCACCGTCCCGGCTCGGTCTCGCGGTCCAGGACCCCCGCGCTCGACGCCCTGGAGGCCGCCCACGCCGCCGTCGTCGCGGCCGCGGACTCCGTGGCGCCGGTCGACGCACCGGCGCTCGCCGACCCGGCACGCCGCGAGGAGCTCCTGACCTGGTTCACGTGCTGGTTCCGGTGCCGCGCGCTCGTCGTCACGCCGGGGCGCCAGCACGCGCCCTGGTCGGTCCGGCGCGCCGGGGTGCGTCGCGCCCGACGAGCCCTGCACGGTCGTCGGCTCGGTGGCGTCCGTCTGCGGTCGACCTCGGTGTGGCTCCTCATGTGGGCGGTCCGCGTCGCACCGCTCCTGGTGGTCGGCGTGCTGCCCCTGCTCTTCGCGGTGCACGACGCCCGGGTGGCCGGACGGTCCGGCGGGTGA
- a CDS encoding WecB/TagA/CpsF family glycosyltransferase, whose protein sequence is MASGRTPLLRVAPDAVLLADEPLFRGDVRDLLDEVDRRRGTGRTLVTTPNVDQVLVLRNDEAARRAHARADLRTVDGLPIVALARLLGDHTVRRVTGADLLVACSAASAERGWRIVVTGGAPGTAVRAAERLRTQHPGADVQDVPFPDLVGGEDGGTVVERLRAIRPDVVFLCLGSPKQEAWFLRWEDALPDAVYVGAGAAVDFAAGARRRAPVLVQRLGLEWSWRLLQEPRRLAHRYLVRGPAFLLVVARSLLAARGRRPDRA, encoded by the coding sequence ATGGCGTCGGGACGCACACCGCTCCTCCGGGTCGCGCCCGACGCCGTCCTGCTCGCCGACGAGCCGCTGTTCCGGGGGGACGTGCGCGACCTCCTCGACGAGGTCGACCGGCGGCGGGGTACCGGTCGGACGCTCGTGACGACACCGAACGTCGACCAGGTGCTCGTGCTGCGGAACGACGAGGCGGCGCGCCGTGCGCACGCGCGGGCGGACCTCCGGACGGTCGACGGCCTCCCGATCGTCGCGTTGGCGCGACTGCTCGGCGACCACACCGTGCGCCGGGTCACCGGGGCGGACCTCCTCGTCGCGTGCAGCGCGGCCTCCGCCGAGCGGGGGTGGCGGATCGTCGTCACCGGTGGAGCACCGGGCACGGCCGTCCGCGCGGCGGAGCGACTCCGGACGCAGCACCCCGGCGCGGACGTCCAGGACGTGCCGTTCCCGGACCTCGTGGGCGGCGAGGACGGCGGCACGGTCGTCGAGCGGCTCCGGGCGATCCGCCCCGACGTCGTCTTCCTCTGCCTCGGGTCGCCGAAGCAGGAGGCGTGGTTCCTGCGGTGGGAGGACGCACTGCCCGACGCGGTCTACGTCGGCGCCGGCGCGGCGGTCGACTTCGCCGCCGGCGCCCGGCGCCGTGCACCCGTGCTCGTCCAACGCCTCGGTCTGGAGTGGTCGTGGCGGCTGCTGCAGGAACCGCGCCGCCTCGCTCACCGCTACCTGGTCCGGGGCCCGGCGTTCCTGCTCGTGGTCGCGCGGTCGCTCCTGGCCGCACGCGGGCGTCGACCGGACCGGGCATGA
- a CDS encoding sugar transferase: MAHTIATAAVGGHREARPGTATPLPTRTMAATEAVSLLAATLGSQFLRFGFDGNGVQIGFVGLDYTEFSVLLSGLWFVLLLVVRAGRSPEDRFVSSPGAFRDLTRTTVVVVLVLAVSSAITQTEISRGYLLVAVPLGLVALVADRVAWRAWVRRVRERGRMCRSTLVIGPSDSVAAVRDLVDRDPGAGLRVVRTLVTDGPVGASARRAGPEALHARVEQLVDELGPDAVLVVGGHGDEFARELSWALEADGVQLLVAPQVGPVATQRLQTVTLAGHALIAVEPPPRSGLPHVAKRAFDVVASALGLVLAAPFIVLVALAVRLDSPGPAFFTQQRVGQGGRLFTIVKFRTMVPGADRLQGDLRAENEHGSGPLFKMRDDPRVTRLGRLLRRWSVDEVPQLVNVLLGHMSLVGPRPPLPSEVATYGDRARRRLLTKPGLTGPWQVGGRSDLPWEDGLHLDLLYVENWSLMGDLVVLARTVGAVLRARGAY, translated from the coding sequence GTGGCGCACACGATCGCGACGGCCGCGGTCGGCGGACACCGGGAGGCGCGGCCCGGCACCGCGACACCGCTCCCGACCCGGACGATGGCCGCCACCGAGGCCGTGAGTCTGCTCGCCGCGACCCTCGGATCGCAGTTCCTCCGGTTCGGGTTCGACGGGAACGGCGTGCAGATCGGGTTCGTCGGGCTCGACTACACCGAGTTCTCGGTGCTCCTGTCGGGGCTGTGGTTCGTCCTCCTCCTCGTCGTCCGGGCCGGGCGGTCCCCCGAGGACCGCTTCGTGTCGTCACCCGGCGCGTTCCGCGACCTCACCCGCACCACGGTCGTCGTCGTGCTCGTGCTCGCCGTGTCCTCCGCGATCACGCAGACGGAGATCTCGCGGGGGTACCTGCTCGTGGCCGTCCCGCTCGGCCTCGTCGCGCTCGTCGCCGACCGGGTGGCCTGGCGCGCGTGGGTCCGTCGTGTGCGCGAGCGCGGCCGGATGTGCCGCTCGACGCTCGTCATCGGTCCGTCCGACTCGGTGGCGGCCGTCCGTGACCTGGTCGACCGCGACCCGGGTGCCGGGCTCCGCGTCGTCCGGACGTTGGTCACCGACGGCCCCGTCGGGGCGAGTGCGCGCCGCGCCGGACCCGAGGCGCTGCACGCGCGCGTCGAGCAGCTCGTCGACGAGCTCGGCCCGGACGCGGTGCTCGTCGTCGGCGGGCACGGCGACGAGTTCGCGCGCGAGCTCTCCTGGGCCCTCGAGGCCGACGGCGTCCAGCTGCTCGTGGCGCCGCAGGTCGGACCGGTCGCGACGCAGCGCCTCCAGACGGTCACGCTCGCCGGGCACGCCCTGATCGCCGTCGAACCGCCCCCGCGGTCCGGCCTCCCGCACGTGGCGAAGCGGGCGTTCGACGTCGTGGCGAGTGCCCTGGGGCTGGTCCTCGCTGCGCCCTTCATCGTGCTCGTCGCCCTCGCGGTACGACTCGACAGTCCGGGGCCCGCGTTCTTCACCCAGCAGCGCGTCGGCCAGGGCGGACGGCTGTTCACGATCGTCAAGTTCCGGACGATGGTGCCGGGCGCGGACCGACTGCAGGGCGACCTCCGCGCCGAGAACGAACACGGCTCCGGACCGCTGTTCAAGATGCGGGACGACCCGCGCGTGACCCGGCTCGGCCGCCTCCTCCGGCGCTGGTCGGTGGACGAGGTCCCACAGCTCGTCAACGTCCTGCTCGGTCACATGAGCCTCGTGGGGCCGCGGCCACCACTGCCGTCCGAGGTGGCGACGTACGGGGACCGGGCACGACGACGCCTCCTGACGAAGCCGGGGCTGACGGGCCCGTGGCAGGTCGGGGGTCGCTCGGACCTCCCGTGGGAGGACGGCCTCCACCTCGACCTCCTGTACGTCGAGAACTGGTCCCTCATGGGCGACCTGGTCGTCCTGGCCCGGACGGTCGGTGCCGTCCTCCGCGCACGGGGAGCCTACTGA
- a CDS encoding LCP family protein, whose translation MAERRRVLRRVSFAVVILVVLPLVAAAAVVLLVQTGYRSDVRTLDSDPFPRGERPAASRASENVLLIGSDTRGRLGDIAGGGPTGQRSDTLMLVHLPADGDDVQVMSIMRDLWVPIPGHGEGKVNAAFSLGGVPLTIRTVEALLDVRIDHVAVVDFAGFAAMSSTLGGVDVVSPKAFTSRNMPGYRFTAGVNHVAGQRALAFVRERYAFPDADHQRVRNQQSFLRGVLDRLADRDGLHDLGRVRAFLGATGRSVTVDRGLTFTRAARIGWRLRSVRPDDVAFFTLPTLGSGTSADGQSIVLQDRTAVAEIGSALRHDTLGDWVDHHHTEER comes from the coding sequence GTGGCTGAGCGGCGGCGGGTCCTGCGCCGGGTGTCGTTCGCGGTCGTGATCCTCGTCGTGCTGCCGCTCGTCGCGGCGGCCGCGGTCGTGCTGCTGGTGCAGACCGGGTACCGGTCCGACGTCCGGACCCTCGACTCCGACCCGTTCCCGAGAGGGGAGCGTCCGGCGGCGTCCCGGGCCTCCGAGAACGTGCTGCTCATCGGCTCGGACACCCGCGGACGCCTCGGCGACATCGCGGGCGGCGGTCCGACCGGGCAGCGCTCGGACACGCTCATGCTCGTCCACCTCCCGGCCGACGGCGACGACGTCCAGGTCATGTCGATCATGCGCGACCTCTGGGTGCCGATCCCCGGGCACGGCGAGGGCAAGGTGAACGCCGCGTTCTCCCTCGGCGGGGTCCCGCTGACGATCCGCACCGTGGAGGCGCTCCTCGACGTCCGCATCGACCACGTCGCGGTCGTCGACTTCGCCGGGTTCGCGGCCATGTCGTCGACGCTCGGTGGTGTCGACGTCGTGTCACCCAAGGCCTTCACGAGCCGCAACATGCCGGGCTACCGGTTCACCGCCGGCGTCAACCACGTGGCCGGGCAGCGTGCGCTCGCCTTCGTGCGCGAACGGTACGCGTTCCCCGACGCGGACCACCAGCGCGTCCGGAACCAGCAGTCGTTCCTCCGCGGTGTCCTCGACCGCCTGGCCGACCGGGACGGCCTGCACGACCTCGGCCGGGTGCGGGCGTTCCTCGGTGCGACGGGACGGTCCGTGACGGTGGACCGCGGCCTCACGTTCACCCGCGCAGCGCGCATCGGCTGGCGACTCCGATCGGTCCGACCGGACGACGTGGCCTTCTTCACGCTGCCGACGCTCGGCAGCGGGACGAGCGCGGACGGTCAGTCGATCGTGCTGCAGGACCGGACCGCGGTCGCCGAGATCGGCAGCGCCCTGCGGCATGACACCCTCGGCGACTGGGTCGACCACCACCACACCGAGGAGCGGTGA
- a CDS encoding PqqD family protein, whose translation MDDDERTAGPPRRWVRRRARVAAVGDAERVVVTDPARCDLHVLAGTAAVVWSELDEGTTVEDVATRVARWYPDVDPETVAGQVAAFLGELAAAGLVEVEPVPDTRTDRPGAVVETIRSDHGTRAGPWGWSVGTTTRSARRPWRSGRCP comes from the coding sequence ATGGACGACGACGAACGGACGGCAGGGCCGCCCCGTCGCTGGGTCCGCCGACGGGCGCGGGTCGCGGCGGTCGGCGACGCCGAGCGGGTGGTGGTCACCGATCCCGCGCGGTGCGACCTGCACGTGCTCGCCGGCACTGCTGCGGTCGTCTGGTCCGAGCTGGACGAGGGCACGACCGTCGAGGACGTGGCCACCCGGGTGGCGCGGTGGTACCCGGACGTCGACCCGGAGACGGTGGCGGGGCAGGTGGCGGCGTTCCTCGGGGAACTCGCCGCCGCGGGGCTCGTCGAGGTCGAGCCCGTCCCGGACACACGAACGGACCGGCCCGGGGCCGTGGTCGAGACCATCCGGTCTGACCACGGCACCCGGGCCGGTCCGTGGGGGTGGAGCGTCGGGACGACTACGCGTTCTGCACGTCGTCCTTGGCGCTCTGGGCGCTGTCCTTGA
- a CDS encoding DUF3618 domain-containing protein — MSTPDEIRAEIERTRGNLGSDVDALADKVSPSSIAHRQTEKVRERIGSVRDSVMGTVDAAKSKVQSGTSSASGSVSGASDSAKGAARSAVGKAKGNPLAVGLIAFGAGWLASSLIPASSKEEDLAGQLKDQAAPLVDKAKGVGQDIASDLKDTAQEHVQDLKGTAQDAASTVKDEAQSSASDVKDSAQSAKDDVQNA, encoded by the coding sequence ATGAGCACCCCAGACGAGATCCGCGCCGAGATCGAGCGCACCCGTGGCAACCTCGGGTCGGACGTCGATGCACTCGCCGACAAGGTGAGCCCGTCGTCCATCGCCCACCGCCAGACCGAGAAGGTGCGCGAGCGCATCGGCTCCGTCCGCGACAGCGTGATGGGCACGGTCGACGCCGCCAAGAGCAAGGTCCAGTCCGGCACGAGCAGCGCCTCGGGCTCCGTCTCGGGCGCCTCCGACTCCGCCAAGGGCGCTGCCCGTTCGGCCGTCGGCAAGGCCAAGGGCAACCCGCTCGCCGTCGGCCTCATCGCCTTCGGCGCGGGCTGGCTCGCCTCGTCCCTCATCCCGGCCTCCTCGAAGGAAGAGGACCTCGCCGGCCAGCTGAAGGACCAGGCCGCACCGCTCGTGGACAAGGCCAAGGGCGTGGGGCAGGACATCGCCTCCGACCTCAAGGACACCGCGCAGGAGCACGTGCAGGACCTCAAGGGCACGGCGCAGGACGCCGCGTCGACGGTCAAGGACGAGGCGCAGTCCTCGGCCTCGGACGTCAAGGACAGCGCCCAGAGCGCCAAGGACGACGTGCAGAACGCGTAG
- a CDS encoding phage holin family protein has protein sequence MSQTTPGGVPGGVPGAGYTAGATAASRPNEAAEERAASTPLGELLTDVSKDLSNLFRQEVALAKAELTESAKKAGKGAGMFGGAGLTALFALLFISIAAWWALGFLVNNAWSALIIAVIYGIIAAILAMQGRKSMKEIQGAPQTVETAKEIPDTLKPHTNGRNA, from the coding sequence ATGAGCCAGACCACCCCGGGCGGCGTGCCGGGCGGTGTGCCCGGAGCGGGCTACACCGCCGGCGCCACCGCCGCATCACGACCGAACGAAGCCGCCGAGGAGCGCGCCGCCTCGACGCCGCTCGGCGAGCTGCTGACGGACGTCTCGAAGGACCTGTCGAACCTGTTCCGCCAGGAGGTCGCGCTCGCCAAGGCCGAGCTGACCGAGTCGGCGAAGAAGGCCGGCAAGGGCGCCGGGATGTTCGGTGGAGCCGGTCTGACCGCGCTCTTCGCCCTCCTCTTCATCTCCATCGCCGCGTGGTGGGCCCTCGGGTTCCTCGTGAACAACGCCTGGTCGGCGCTCATCATCGCGGTGATCTACGGCATCATCGCCGCGATCCTCGCGATGCAGGGCCGCAAGTCGATGAAGGAGATCCAGGGCGCCCCGCAGACGGTCGAGACCGCCAAGGAGATCCCCGACACCCTCAAGCCGCACACCAACGGGAGGAACGCATGA
- a CDS encoding manganese catalase family protein, translating into MYFHKQELQFKSTPSKPDAVYARKLQEVLGGQYGEISVALQYQFQAWNMHIPGKYRDLVFGIGAEELGHVEMLATMIAQLLEKAPLGITKEAVQDDPTVAAVIGGMDVQHAIVAGAGARPVDSNGNPWQGSYITASGNLLADFTANENAEMQGRIQAARLYHMTDDHGIRDLLSFLIARDTMHQNMWATAAAELREEGYEDFPVPSNFAQKKEDQEVNYQYLNFSDGAAAAEGRWASGPSFDGKGEYTYHDGPTTSVPMPPPTLVDARYYGTTPTPNKVEQKAALSQDRRNKE; encoded by the coding sequence ATGTACTTCCACAAGCAGGAATTGCAGTTCAAGTCCACGCCGAGCAAGCCCGACGCCGTCTACGCACGCAAGCTGCAGGAGGTCCTCGGTGGCCAGTACGGCGAGATCTCGGTCGCGCTGCAGTACCAGTTCCAGGCCTGGAACATGCACATCCCCGGCAAGTACCGGGACCTCGTCTTCGGGATCGGCGCCGAGGAGCTCGGTCACGTCGAGATGCTCGCGACGATGATCGCCCAGCTGCTCGAGAAGGCCCCGCTCGGCATCACCAAGGAGGCCGTGCAGGACGACCCGACCGTCGCCGCCGTCATCGGAGGCATGGACGTCCAGCACGCGATCGTCGCCGGTGCCGGCGCGCGCCCCGTCGACAGCAACGGGAACCCGTGGCAGGGCTCGTACATCACGGCGAGTGGCAACCTCCTCGCCGACTTCACGGCGAACGAGAACGCGGAGATGCAGGGACGCATCCAGGCCGCCCGGCTCTACCACATGACGGACGACCACGGGATCCGCGACCTGCTGTCGTTCCTCATCGCGCGCGACACCATGCACCAGAACATGTGGGCGACCGCCGCCGCCGAACTCCGCGAAGAGGGCTACGAGGACTTCCCGGTCCCGAGCAACTTCGCGCAGAAGAAGGAGGACCAGGAGGTCAACTACCAGTACCTCAACTTCTCCGACGGCGCTGCCGCGGCCGAGGGACGCTGGGCGAGCGGCCCCTCGTTCGACGGCAAGGGCGAGTACACCTACCACGACGGGCCCACCACCTCGGTGCCGATGCCCCCGCCCACGCTGGTCGACGCCCGCTACTACGGCACCACCCCGACCCCGAACAAGGTCGAGCAGAAGGCCGCCCTGTCGCAGGACCGGCGAAACAAGGAGTGA
- a CDS encoding glycosyltransferase family 2 protein, producing the protein MVVPVLEDASVLRRCLASVAVQTVPVDEVIVVDNGSTDDSVAVALAAGATVLHEPVRGIAAAAARGYDAASGDVIARVDADSVLPSDWVDRALRAFEDPRVVAVTGPGRFRDLGPIPRAFWQLAYMRAYFVLMWLALARPPVFGSNTAFTRAAWTRVSARVERRDPALHDDVDLSLHLDPAWRVVVDPGLRAEISSDPLRDRRGLVVRTRKALHTLGSHGRAGLPWYRWFRRGFTMLRAPAVPSRAVGWPGSPVAAGQTPSVPGLPEHEPRLRGTDTTPGHDRDGDAAPTAASQ; encoded by the coding sequence ATGGTGGTCCCCGTCCTCGAAGACGCCTCCGTGCTCCGACGGTGCCTCGCGTCCGTCGCGGTGCAGACCGTGCCCGTCGACGAGGTCATCGTCGTCGACAACGGCAGCACCGACGACAGCGTCGCCGTCGCCCTCGCGGCCGGTGCCACCGTGCTCCACGAGCCGGTCCGGGGGATCGCGGCGGCCGCGGCACGCGGGTACGACGCGGCCTCCGGCGACGTGATCGCCCGCGTCGACGCGGACTCGGTGCTGCCGTCCGACTGGGTCGACCGTGCGCTCCGGGCCTTCGAGGACCCGCGCGTGGTCGCGGTGACCGGACCAGGGCGGTTCCGGGACCTCGGCCCGATCCCGCGCGCGTTCTGGCAGCTCGCGTACATGCGGGCGTACTTCGTGCTCATGTGGCTCGCGCTCGCACGACCGCCGGTCTTCGGCTCGAACACCGCGTTCACGCGCGCGGCCTGGACCCGCGTGTCCGCACGCGTGGAGCGTCGTGACCCGGCGCTCCACGACGACGTCGACCTGAGCCTCCACCTCGACCCGGCATGGCGCGTCGTCGTCGATCCGGGGTTGCGCGCCGAGATCTCGAGCGACCCGCTGCGGGACCGCCGCGGGCTGGTGGTCCGCACGCGCAAGGCGCTCCATACGCTCGGGTCACACGGCCGCGCCGGACTCCCCTGGTACCGGTGGTTCCGGCGCGGGTTCACGATGCTCCGCGCACCCGCGGTCCCGAGCCGCGCGGTCGGGTGGCCGGGCTCGCCAGTCGCCGCTGGTCAGACCCCCTCGGTTCCTGGCCTCCCTGAGCACGAGCCGAGACTGCGGGGCACCGACACCACTCCGGGCCATGATCGGGATGGTGACGCGGCCCCCACGGCCGCGTCGCAGTGA